In Sphingobacterium sp. PCS056, the following proteins share a genomic window:
- a CDS encoding FecR family protein, which produces MDPQFLKYKNYKAADFFADEDFVQSKLGQIENEKDFWDRLGAHDPELSVQMDIAALWMTLIKEQPVAKSQLTSDQRWENIQHAIPTYSRKQSQQRLIRKIVKWTARAAAIIAFIFIVYDISQFGTKSTHTAYGERTEVLLPDASLINLNSNSKLSYIRNWKTDKPREVWFEGEGMFEVKHTALKNRLRENDLFVVHVGELSLTVLGTKFNVKDRRGRIEVTLFEGSVKIDGKNGVDKLLKPGETFIYDKQSKGNEIVHNSNPSKVSSWTRGELNIEHSNLAHIVSVLEDNYGYQVLVEDPMLLDKRFTGTIPLKGIDDVLFVIKHTMDVDIVVQNKQIIIKPN; this is translated from the coding sequence TGTGCAATCCAAGTTGGGGCAGATCGAGAATGAAAAAGATTTTTGGGACAGATTGGGCGCACATGATCCGGAGCTGTCCGTTCAGATGGATATCGCTGCGCTCTGGATGACATTGATCAAGGAACAACCAGTTGCTAAAAGCCAGCTGACGAGTGATCAACGTTGGGAAAACATTCAACATGCAATTCCTACCTATTCGCGAAAACAAAGTCAACAACGATTGATTCGGAAAATAGTCAAATGGACTGCGCGTGCTGCGGCCATCATTGCTTTTATTTTTATCGTTTATGATATCAGTCAATTCGGAACGAAATCGACCCATACAGCATATGGTGAACGGACCGAGGTATTATTACCAGATGCTTCCCTGATTAACCTAAATAGCAACTCGAAGTTATCTTATATCAGAAACTGGAAAACGGACAAACCTCGGGAAGTATGGTTCGAAGGTGAAGGTATGTTTGAGGTAAAGCATACGGCGCTCAAAAACCGTTTGCGTGAGAATGATCTATTTGTGGTACATGTAGGCGAACTGTCTTTAACAGTGCTCGGGACCAAGTTTAATGTAAAAGATCGCCGTGGTCGTATCGAAGTCACCCTTTTCGAAGGAAGCGTTAAAATTGACGGAAAAAACGGAGTGGACAAATTGCTCAAACCTGGAGAGACCTTTATTTATGACAAACAGTCAAAAGGGAACGAAATTGTTCACAACTCGAATCCATCTAAAGTATCATCATGGACCCGTGGTGAACTCAATATAGAACATAGCAATCTAGCTCATATCGTCAGTGTGCTAGAAGATAATTATGGTTATCAAGTCCTTGTCGAAGATCCAATGCTTTTGGATAAGCGTTTTACCGGAACGATTCCTTTGAAGGGAATTGATGATGTGCTCTTTGTGATCAAACATACCATGGACGTTGATATTGTCGTACAAAACAAACAAATAATAATAAAACCTAACTAA